In one window of Streptomyces griseus subsp. griseus DNA:
- a CDS encoding carbohydrate ABC transporter permease, with the protein MATSTPTRDAYVPPPREPQKEPPSERRQLWRSRLWRFDDKASPYAYIAPFFLIFGAFGLYPLLYTGWIALHRVSMTGLDSMEWVGWENFDKILHDPEFWTSVSNTFLIGVISTVPQLLVALGLAHLLNYRLRASTFWRTIILTPYATSVASAALVFALVFRADGGLLNWTLGLVGFDPVNWANGHWTSKLAISIIVIWRWTGYNALIYLAAMQAVPNDLYEAASLDGASRWQQFLKVTIPSLRPTILFTIVISTIGSMQLFGEPLLLEGGAMGATGGNENQYETLSIYLYNYGWNLGHLGPAAAVAWAMLALLLLIAGVNWLIGRYVRTSDSAV; encoded by the coding sequence GTGGCAACCTCGACCCCCACCCGGGACGCATACGTACCGCCGCCCCGCGAACCGCAGAAGGAACCACCGTCCGAGCGGCGGCAGTTGTGGCGTAGCCGGCTGTGGCGGTTCGACGACAAGGCCTCCCCGTACGCGTACATAGCGCCGTTCTTCCTGATCTTCGGGGCCTTCGGCCTCTACCCGCTCCTCTACACCGGCTGGATCGCCCTGCACCGGGTCTCGATGACCGGCCTGGACTCCATGGAGTGGGTGGGCTGGGAGAACTTCGACAAGATCCTGCACGACCCGGAGTTCTGGACCTCGGTCAGCAACACCTTCCTGATCGGCGTCATCTCGACCGTCCCGCAGCTCCTGGTGGCCCTCGGGCTCGCGCATCTGCTCAACTACCGCCTGCGCGCCAGCACGTTCTGGCGGACGATCATCCTCACGCCGTACGCGACCTCGGTCGCCTCGGCCGCCCTCGTCTTCGCCCTGGTCTTCCGGGCGGACGGCGGACTGCTCAACTGGACGCTCGGCCTCGTCGGCTTCGATCCGGTCAACTGGGCCAACGGACACTGGACCTCGAAGCTCGCGATCTCGATCATCGTGATCTGGCGCTGGACCGGCTACAACGCGCTGATCTACCTGGCGGCGATGCAGGCGGTCCCCAACGACCTTTACGAAGCTGCCTCGTTGGACGGCGCATCGCGCTGGCAGCAGTTCCTCAAGGTGACCATCCCCTCGCTGCGGCCGACGATCCTGTTCACGATCGTCATCTCGACCATCGGTTCCATGCAGCTGTTCGGTGAGCCGCTGCTGCTGGAGGGCGGTGCGATGGGCGCCACCGGCGGCAACGAGAACCAGTACGAGACGCTCAGCATCTACCTCTACAACTACGGCTGGAACCTCGGACACCTCGGTCCGGCCGCCGCCGTCGCCTGGGCGATGCTCGCGCTCCTGCTCCTCATCGCAGGCGTCAACTGGCTCATCGGCCGCTACGTCCGCACCTCCGATTCCGCGGTCTGA
- a CDS encoding extracellular solute-binding protein: MRITRSVAGRRRRTAIVATTGLTVTALLLTGCGGSSDSGSKGADADGNITLTVADFGQFGYKEAGLFEKYHELNPKITVKEDTTAEEKNYYPKLLQQLNSGSGLADVQGIEVGRIKEIVDTKADSFADLSKVIDVNEWVSWKAKQATAPSGAVIGAGTDIGPMSLCYNRELFEKAGLPTDRTEVAKRTAGGWDDFLALGEEYKKKAPAGTYFMDSASAMFNAVVSSSPEQYYDASGKPVYKESAGVKKGWELAAEAASKKLTQGLAQFEDQWQAALRKSTVATVVCPAWMAGQISTYAGDANKGKWDITSAPGGISANWGGSFLAVPKSGKNVDEATKLVKWLTAPEQQAAVFKAIGVFPSNQGAYELPDVKSATLPYFNNAPIGQIYADGAKSIPEAVLGPKDGVIKDSISTQINNMEQRGTKPDAAWDVAVRTIDKAIG, encoded by the coding sequence TCGTGGCCACCACCGGCCTCACGGTCACCGCCCTCCTGCTCACCGGCTGCGGCGGCTCGTCCGACTCCGGCAGCAAGGGCGCCGACGCCGACGGCAACATCACGCTGACCGTGGCCGACTTCGGCCAGTTCGGGTACAAGGAGGCCGGGCTCTTCGAGAAGTACCACGAGCTGAACCCGAAGATCACGGTCAAGGAGGACACCACCGCCGAGGAGAAGAACTACTACCCGAAGCTGCTCCAGCAGCTGAACTCGGGCAGTGGCCTCGCCGACGTCCAGGGCATCGAGGTCGGCCGGATCAAGGAGATCGTCGACACCAAGGCGGACTCCTTCGCCGACCTCTCCAAGGTGATCGACGTCAACGAGTGGGTCTCCTGGAAGGCCAAGCAGGCCACCGCCCCCAGCGGCGCGGTGATCGGCGCGGGCACCGACATCGGCCCCATGTCCCTCTGTTACAACCGCGAGCTGTTCGAGAAGGCCGGACTGCCCACCGACCGCACCGAGGTCGCCAAGCGGACCGCCGGCGGCTGGGACGACTTCCTCGCGCTCGGCGAGGAGTACAAGAAGAAGGCGCCCGCGGGCACGTACTTCATGGACTCCGCCAGCGCCATGTTCAACGCGGTCGTCAGCTCCAGCCCCGAGCAGTACTACGACGCGAGCGGCAAGCCCGTCTACAAGGAGAGCGCCGGCGTCAAGAAGGGCTGGGAGCTGGCCGCCGAGGCCGCGTCCAAGAAACTGACGCAGGGCCTCGCCCAGTTCGAGGACCAGTGGCAGGCGGCCCTGCGCAAGAGCACCGTCGCCACGGTCGTCTGCCCCGCCTGGATGGCCGGCCAGATCTCCACGTACGCCGGTGACGCCAACAAGGGCAAGTGGGACATCACCAGCGCCCCCGGCGGCATCTCGGCCAACTGGGGCGGCTCCTTCCTCGCCGTGCCGAAGTCCGGCAAGAACGTCGACGAGGCCACCAAGCTCGTCAAGTGGCTGACCGCCCCCGAGCAGCAGGCCGCCGTCTTCAAGGCGATCGGTGTCTTCCCGTCCAACCAGGGCGCCTACGAGCTGCCCGACGTGAAGAGCGCCACCCTGCCGTACTTCAACAACGCGCCCATCGGCCAGATCTACGCGGACGGCGCGAAGTCCATCCCCGAGGCGGTGCTCGGCCCGAAGGACGGCGTGATCAAGGACTCGATCTCCACGCAGATCAACAACATGGAGCAGCGCGGTACGAAGCCGGACGCGGCCTGGGACGTCGCGGTCCGCACGATCGACAAGGCGATCGGCTGA
- a CDS encoding carbohydrate ABC transporter permease: protein MTMTSPTPTAPVKLAPSPRGSAPHRPRRFKMGAGQQMKGGPFAYIALAVVGFGSLLPLYWTLVAASRTQDEVLASTPPFLPGGRLVENLQTAWEQANLGKAIVNSVIVSSSITAATLFFCTLAGYAFAKMRFRGRGWLMTAVIATLTIPPQLSVVPLFMMMSGLGWGGQLESVIFPTLVSAFGVFFMRQYLIEALPYELIEAAKIDGANNFRIVVSVVLPVARPAMMVLGMLTFVQAWNDFFWPYLALNQQNPTLQVALGQLSAAYTPDQSIVMAGALISTLPLLAVFVLFGKKIVGGIMSGAVKG from the coding sequence ATGACCATGACCAGCCCCACCCCCACCGCCCCGGTGAAGCTCGCGCCGTCCCCCAGGGGCAGCGCCCCGCACCGACCCCGCCGCTTCAAGATGGGCGCCGGCCAGCAGATGAAGGGCGGCCCGTTCGCGTACATCGCGCTCGCCGTCGTCGGCTTCGGCTCGCTGCTGCCGCTGTACTGGACCCTGGTGGCGGCCTCCCGCACCCAGGACGAAGTGCTCGCCTCCACCCCGCCGTTCCTGCCGGGCGGCCGACTGGTGGAGAACCTCCAGACGGCCTGGGAGCAGGCCAACCTCGGCAAGGCGATCGTCAACAGCGTCATCGTCTCGTCGTCCATCACGGCCGCGACGCTCTTCTTCTGCACGCTCGCCGGATACGCGTTCGCCAAGATGCGCTTCCGAGGGCGCGGTTGGCTGATGACCGCCGTCATCGCCACGCTCACGATCCCGCCGCAGCTCAGCGTGGTCCCGCTCTTCATGATGATGTCCGGCCTCGGCTGGGGCGGGCAGCTCGAATCGGTGATCTTCCCGACGCTGGTGAGCGCGTTCGGCGTGTTCTTCATGCGCCAGTACCTGATCGAGGCGCTGCCGTACGAGCTGATCGAGGCGGCCAAGATCGACGGGGCGAACAACTTCCGCATCGTGGTGAGCGTGGTGCTGCCGGTGGCCCGCCCCGCGATGATGGTGCTCGGGATGCTCACCTTCGTCCAGGCGTGGAACGACTTCTTCTGGCCCTACCTCGCCCTCAACCAGCAGAACCCGACCCTTCAGGTGGCCCTCGGCCAGCTCAGCGCCGCGTACACCCCCGACCAGTCCATCGTCATGGCGGGCGCGCTGATCAGCACGCTGCCGCTGCTGGCGGTGTTCGTGCTCTTCGGCAAGAAGATCGTGGGCGGGATCATGTCGGGCGCGGTCAAGGGCTGA